The genomic interval CCCGACTCGCCGCACCCGAAGCAGTGATAGAACCCCGCCTGCGGGCGCACGTTGAAGCTCGGGCTGCGCTCGTCGTGGAAGGGGCACAGACCCTTCATCGCGCCCACGCCGGCGCTCTTGAGGGCGACCCGTTCCCCGATGATGTCGGCGATGTCGGTGCGCGCCTTCACCTCGTCGACATCGGCCTGCCTGATGCGTCCGGCCATCAGAAGCCCTCGAGCGGTTCGGGGAGCGCGTGCAGGGCGGGCGGCACAGGGCGGATCCCCGGCATCCAGATCCCCAGCCCGGCGACATCGACCTCGCCGACGAGCCGTTGGTGCCAGGCGATCGCGAAGCGGTCGGTCAGGCTTGCCACCTGATCGACGACGACGCGCCGACGGGCGGCGTCCGTCCCGGCGACGGCGAAGTCCTCGCTGTGGATCGTGTCGAGGTTCTCGGGCATCTCCCACAGCGCCGACGCGAGCCGCTTGATCACGCGACGCTGCTCCCTGTAGATGCTCTTGCGCCCCTCGATGGAGACGACGAATGCGCCGATCGTCCCCTTGAGAACCGCCATCTCGGCCTCGATGACGTGCGGCACGACGACGTGCCCACGGTAGCGGGTGAGGACGGGGCCGGCATATGCCTCGCGCGTGGCCGCGGTCGCGGCACGCGCGAAACGGCCGATCAGGTCGGACGTCAGGTTCTTCAGGTGGCCGAGCGCCGCCCGTGAGCCGTCGAAGCTCTGGATCCATTCCGGAAGCCGCATGAGTCGGTACAGGGCATCGGCCAGCTCGTCTCGCGTGAAGTCGTAGCCGACCCACGCCTGAATCGCGCTCAGCAGCGCCTGGTGCTCGCGGACGTCTGAGAGCCGCTGCGGGTCGAGGTAGCGGTTCACGACCGCATCCTCGAAGTCGTGAACGGAGTAGGCGATGTCGTCGGCGAGGTCCATGACCTCGGCCTCGATGCATCGGACGCGCCCAGGTGCGCCCTCGCGCATCCAGCGGAAGACCTCTTCGTCCTCGGGGTATACGCCGAACTTGTTGCGTCCGCTCGCATCGGGAACCGGATGCTCTGCCGTCCACGGATACTTGCACGTCGCGTCGAGGCTGGCACGGGTGAGGTTCAGCCCGAAGGCGCGGCCCGAGGCATCGACCACCTTCGGTTCGAGCCGCGTCACGATCCGAAGGGTCTGCGCGTTGCCCTCGAACCCACCGATGTCTTCGGCCCAGTCGTTCAGTGCTCGCTCGCCATTGTGCCCGAACGGCGGGTGGCCGAGGTCATGACTCAGACACGCGGTGTCGACGACGTCAGGCGCGAGGCGCAGCTCGGTCGCGAGCTCGCGACCGACCTGGGCGACCTCGAGGGAGTGGGTCAGGCGATTGCGCGCGAAGTCCGCGGGGCTCGCGGGACTCAGCACCTGGGTCTTGGCGGCGAGCCGCCGCAGCGCAGCCGAATGCAGGACTCGCGCGCGGTCGCGGGCGAAGTGATCGCGCTGCGAGCGGTGGTGTTCCCGATGGAAGCGCTCGACATCCTCGTCGTCATAGCCTGCGGGTCGCTCCGCCGCGAATCCCATCGCCACGGAGGCGTCGCCGTCAGCCGCCACTGTGGTCGAGCTCCGCTTCGGCAAGGGCACAGGATGCCTCGACCCCGAGCTCACGGGAGTCGAGCCAGCCGTCGGGCAGTGCGGGTCGCTTCGGAGTGCCCGCGCGTCCGCGCTGTCCCTCGGCGGCCGCACCGGGGTAGGGCGCGTCGAGCTCGAGGGTCGCGAGCAGCTCGTCGATCTCGGCGAGGCTCGACGCCGTCGCCAGCCTCGCGCGCGTGTCGCCGCCCACCGGATAGCCCTTGAAGTACCAGGCGACGTGCTTGCGGATATCGCGGCAGCCGCGATCCTCGTCCTCGAAGAACTCGACCAGCAGCTCCGCATGGCGGCGGAAGGCATCCGCGACGAAGCCCAGGGTGGCGTCCACCTCACCCGCCCCTGAGTCCGTCGAGGGCCCCAAAGCTCGCGCCAGGTCACCGAACAGCCAGGGTCGGCCGAGGCAGCCACGACCGACCACCACGCCGTCGCACCCGGTCTCGTCCATCATGCGCACGGCATCTTCTGCAGACCATATGTCGCCGTTGCCGAGTACCGGAACGCTCGTCACGGCCTCTTTGAGCTTCGCGATCGCCGACCAGTCCGCCTGGCCGGAGTAGAACTCGGCAGCTGTCCGGGCGTGCAGCGCGACGGCCGCGACTCCGGCGTCCTCGGCGATCCGACCGGCATCGAGGTAGGTGAGATGGTCGGAGTCGATGCCCTTCCGCATCTTCACTGTGAGCGGGATGTCGCCGGCGGCGCGGGCGGCTCGGGTGACGATGTCTCGGAAGAGCTCGAGCTTCCACGGGAGCGCGGCGCCGCCGCCTTTGCGTGTCACCTTGGGCACCGGGCATCCGAAGTTCAGATCGATGTGGTCGGCCCGGTCCTCTTCGACGAGCACCCGGACGGCGCCTTCGACAGTCGCCGGGTCGACGCCGTACAGCTGGATCGATCGCGGCGTCTCGGACTCGTGGTGGGTGATGAGCCGCATGGTGGTCGCATTGCGCTCCACCAGCGCGCGTGACGTGATCATCTCGCTGACGTACAGTCCGGCGCCGTATTCGCGGCACAGTCGGCGGAAGGCGGTGTTCGTGATGCCCGCCATCGGCGCGAGCACGACGGGGGCGTCGAGCGCGATCGGACCGATGCGAAGGGTCCGCTCGGGGGCAAGGGCGATGGTCACCCTCCTATTCTCCCAGACATGCGCTGTGCGGGCGGTGCGAGACCCACCGCCGCGCGGCTCCTCCCGAAGCGGGTGCATTAGCCTGCATATATGACAGCGGCCACGCTCACAGACCTTCGCCGGATCCCGTTCCATACGGCCGATGGCGCGACCGCGACGCTGTCGGACTACGCCGATGACGTGGTGCTGATCGTCAACGTCGCTTCGAAGTGCGGCCTCACTCCCCAGTACGAGCAGCTCGAGAAGCTGCAGCGCGCGTACGCCGACCGTGGCTTCACGGTGCTCGGATTCCCGTGCAATCAGTTCATGGGTCAAGAGCCGGGATCGATGGACGAGATCCTCGAGTACTGCTCGGTGACGTGGGGCGTCAGCTTTCCGATCCTCGACAAGGTGAAAGTTAACGGCGGCAAGGCTGCGCCGATCTACAAGGCTCTCAAGAAGGCGCGGGACGCCGAGGGGAACAAGGGTCCGGTCGTGTGGAACTTCGAGAAGTTCGTGCTGACGCCACAGGGCGATGTGCACCGCTTCCGCCCGCAGGTGAAGCCCGACGACCCGGCCATCGTCGAGGTCATCGAGCAGCACCTCCCGCGCTGACCTCTGCCGGGCGGCGAACTAGGCCTCGACGGACTCGCGGTGCTCGGCCCACACCTGACGGACGATCTGCGTGAACGCCTCGGCGGGCTGCGCCCCTGACACGCCGTACTTGCCGTCGATCACGAAGAACGGGACGCCGTTGATTCCGTAGGCCTCGGCCTGCGCCTGGTCGGTCCGGACGGCGGGCAGGAATCGTCCGCTCTGCAGCGCCTCGCGGGCATCCGCGGCGTTCAGCCCCACGTCCGTCGCGAGGGAGACGAGCTCGTCATCGCGACCGAGGTGGCGGCCCTCGGTGAAGTAGGCCGACATCAGGCGCTCGGCGAGGTCGAGCTGGCGGCCCTGCTCCTTGGCGAAGTGGAGCAGCTCGTGCGCCTTGACGGTGTTCGTGTGCTTGAGCAGATCGAAGCGGTACTCCAGGCCCGCCGCGGCCGCGACACCGGTGACGCGCTCGAGCATCTGCCGCGCCTGATCGGCCGAGATCCCCTTGTGCTGGGCGAGGTATGCCGACTCGTCGCCCTCGAAGTCGGTCGGGGTGTCGGGCGAGAGCTCGAACGAGTGGTACGTCACCTCCACCCGAGGAGCGTTGTCATCCGTCGACGCTTCAGCCAATCCCTTCTCGAGATTGCGCTTGCCGATGTAGCACCAGGGGCAGGCGATGTCACTCCACACGTCGATCTTGATGGCATCCGTCATGCCAGGCACAACCGCGTGCGGCCCTCCGGCTATTCCGTCACCGGGCGGGAGCCCTCCGACGCTCGCAGGATTCGCTCGGGGACCCATTGCCGGAGGGAGTCAGAGCGCAGGCGGCTCGGGGATGTCGACCGCGCCCCCGAAACGGCGATCGCGGTCGAGGTACAGCTCGATCGCGCGCCAGAGGTCGGTCCGCGAGAAATCCGGCCACAGCGTGTCGAGGAAGACGAACTCGGCGTACGCAGACTCCCACAGCAGGAAGTTGGAGGTGCGCTGCTC from Microbacterium pumilum carries:
- a CDS encoding deoxyguanosinetriphosphate triphosphohydrolase → MGFAAERPAGYDDEDVERFHREHHRSQRDHFARDRARVLHSAALRRLAAKTQVLSPASPADFARNRLTHSLEVAQVGRELATELRLAPDVVDTACLSHDLGHPPFGHNGERALNDWAEDIGGFEGNAQTLRIVTRLEPKVVDASGRAFGLNLTRASLDATCKYPWTAEHPVPDASGRNKFGVYPEDEEVFRWMREGAPGRVRCIEAEVMDLADDIAYSVHDFEDAVVNRYLDPQRLSDVREHQALLSAIQAWVGYDFTRDELADALYRLMRLPEWIQSFDGSRAALGHLKNLTSDLIGRFARAATAATREAYAGPVLTRYRGHVVVPHVIEAEMAVLKGTIGAFVVSIEGRKSIYREQRRVIKRLASALWEMPENLDTIHSEDFAVAGTDAARRRVVVDQVASLTDRFAIAWHQRLVGEVDVAGLGIWMPGIRPVPPALHALPEPLEGF
- the dusB gene encoding tRNA dihydrouridine synthase DusB, producing the protein MTIALAPERTLRIGPIALDAPVVLAPMAGITNTAFRRLCREYGAGLYVSEMITSRALVERNATTMRLITHHESETPRSIQLYGVDPATVEGAVRVLVEEDRADHIDLNFGCPVPKVTRKGGGAALPWKLELFRDIVTRAARAAGDIPLTVKMRKGIDSDHLTYLDAGRIAEDAGVAAVALHARTAAEFYSGQADWSAIAKLKEAVTSVPVLGNGDIWSAEDAVRMMDETGCDGVVVGRGCLGRPWLFGDLARALGPSTDSGAGEVDATLGFVADAFRRHAELLVEFFEDEDRGCRDIRKHVAWYFKGYPVGGDTRARLATASSLAEIDELLATLELDAPYPGAAAEGQRGRAGTPKRPALPDGWLDSRELGVEASCALAEAELDHSGG
- a CDS encoding glutathione peroxidase gives rise to the protein MTAATLTDLRRIPFHTADGATATLSDYADDVVLIVNVASKCGLTPQYEQLEKLQRAYADRGFTVLGFPCNQFMGQEPGSMDEILEYCSVTWGVSFPILDKVKVNGGKAAPIYKALKKARDAEGNKGPVVWNFEKFVLTPQGDVHRFRPQVKPDDPAIVEVIEQHLPR
- a CDS encoding DsbA family oxidoreductase; this translates as MTDAIKIDVWSDIACPWCYIGKRNLEKGLAEASTDDNAPRVEVTYHSFELSPDTPTDFEGDESAYLAQHKGISADQARQMLERVTGVAAAAGLEYRFDLLKHTNTVKAHELLHFAKEQGRQLDLAERLMSAYFTEGRHLGRDDELVSLATDVGLNAADAREALQSGRFLPAVRTDQAQAEAYGINGVPFFVIDGKYGVSGAQPAEAFTQIVRQVWAEHRESVEA